Sequence from the Clostridium butyricum genome:
CTTGGATCACGTTTTTCTTCTTTAAAATATTCTTGGATCATAGCAATATCATCTATACTCATTGCTAATCCTAAATCATTATGAAACTCTTCTAGTTCCGCTATTGTTTTCTTGGTAAATCCGTTTAAGACTTGAACGTCTTTAGGCATGTTTGAAATTGATGCAAGTTCTTTGCTTTCAATATCAACTTCTCTTGAATCAACAGGATTGATATAATATTTCTTAATTTTATCTAAATCATTTTTAGAAATTTTTCCTTTTAAAATAACTATTTTAGCTGACTTTATTTCAACTTTATCTTCAGCGCTTAAAAGTGCTAAACATTCAGAAGCTGAATCTGCTCTTTGATCATATTGACCTGGTAGAAATTCAACTCCAAAAGCTATTTCTCCTTCATTAATTGGTAATTTTTCTTCATAGATTTTATCAACCGTAAGTTCTGCAAATATTGTGTGTAATGATTTCTTATAATACTCTTCTGAAACTTCAGAAATTAAGTACTTATTAACAATTCTTACATCTTCAAGATTTGCAAGTCCTAAATTTTCTTTAAAATCTCTTAATAAACTTTGAGCTTCAACATTAAATCCGCTCTTTTTTTCCACAAATACGCTTCTAATATTTGACATCTTAATTCCTCCAAAAATATTATGAGATTTAGCTTATCACCACATCATTGCGATGCGAATATTTTTCTATTAATTATTTTTAACTTTCGCTTTTCTAACTTAAGATTATCACCTAACACGGATGATGTCAACTCAAATTATCTATTTTTTTATTATTTTTTGGAATTTAACGAATTATATAATTGTTTATTTTTATTATTATTCGTTTTATTATTTTTTCTCCTTACATTTTCTTTACATAAGTTTAATTTAAAATTAATTTTTTTTAAACTTTTTTAGCATTCGACTCTATATTAAAACTTACTAATTTACACCTGTTACTTTTATTTATTCTTAATTTTAATCAAATAGAAATATATTTGTATTTTTAACATAAAAATAAAGATGAATTTATTTTTATAAATCCACCTTCATTCATAAATATACGAAAATAATATTTTGAAACAAATTTATCTACAAGATATATATCATTTTATTATATTGCCTTATTACTAACTAAATTTGAATTAGTTAATTTTGCACTACCTGGAGCTGTCATAGAAAACGGATCTAATATTTCTTCAAGCTGTGCTCTTGATAAAATTTTCTCTTCAAGAACTATTTGTCTTATAGAAACTCCTGTATTCAAAGATTTTTTAGCTATAATAGAAGAATTCTTATAGCCAATATATGGGCATAAGGCAGTAACAATTCCAACACTATTCTCCACCAATTCCTTGCATCTTTCTTTATTTGCAGTAATCCCTTTAATGCAGTTATCTATTAATGTGGTTGCAGCATTTTTTAAAGTTTCTATAGATTCAAAAAGATTGTAAAATAAAACTGGTTCAAATGCATTAAGCTCTAATTGTCCTGATTCTGCTGCCATGGTTATTGTAAAATCATTTCCTATGATATTAAATGCAACTTGTGAAACAACTTCAGGTATTACAGGATTTACTTTTCCCGGCATTATTGATGAACCATTCTGCATTGCTGGAAGATTAATTTCTGAAATCCCAGTCTTAGGTCCACTTGATAATAATCTCAAATCATTTGCCATTTTTGAAAGATTAACTGCACATGTTTTTAATACTCCTGATACAGTTACAAAACCATCTAAATTTTGTGTTGCATCTATCAAATCTTTAGCTTGAATTACTTCAAAGCCACATACTTTCCTAATATTTTCTATTATATTTTCTAAATATTCAGAGCTTGCATTAATAGATGTCCCTATAGCTGTTGCTCCTATATTTAAAACAAGCATTTCTTCACTTACTTTTTTTAAACGATCTACATCTCGTTTTATCATAGAAGCAAATGCATGAAATGATTGTCCAAGTCTTATTGGAACAGCATCTTGCAATTGAGTTCTTCCCATCTTTATAACATCATTAAACTCTAAGGCTTTAAGTTCCAATTCTTTATAAAGCCTTTGAAGTTCAGATACTGTTTCTGGCAGCATTTTCAATACACTTAGCTTTCCTGCTGTTGGAAAAACATCATTTGTTGATTGTGCCATATTAACATCATCATTTGGATGAATTATACTATAGTCGCCCTTTTTGCCTCCTAAAAGCTCAATTGCACGATTAGCAATAACTTCATTTGCATTCATATTTGCTGATGTTCCAGCACCTCCTTGAATAGGATCTAATATAAACTGTTCATGAAGCTTTCCACAAATTATTTCATCACAAGCATTTATAATAGCATTTGCTACATGTGGTTTTAAATATCCAGCATTTTTATTAGTAATAGCTGCTGCTTTTTTTATTTCAGCAAGACTTACTATTAGCTTTTCATGAATACATCTATCTGTTATTTGGAAATTTCTTTTAGCTCTTAATGTTTGCACACCATAATAAGCTTCTTCTGGCACTTCCATGCTTCCAATTGAATCAAATTCTATTCTTGTTTTCATAATCAACTCACCATTCCTTTTTAATATTCGTATTTTATAAATAATTCTTATTTTACCAACTAAATTTACCTTAATGTTTATTATTATAATTAACATTCTAAAGTCGGACATTTTAATATTTTTATATTTTTTCCTATTCTTTCCTTCCGACACTCAAAGCTTATCATCCTTTGATTTTAAAGTAAATACAATTTCTACTTTTACAAATAAAACAATTTTTTTCTATATATAAACTTAATTATAAATACTTTCTTTTTGTAACTCCTTAATAAATTAAAGTTACTAAATTCTAATACCGCCAGAATTAATACGTATATTCATATTAATAATACATTTAAAGTTCGTATCTAGTATCATTCTATTATTTGTATAGTCAAACGTAAAAAAATGACAGCGCATTTAATATCTACGCTGTCATTTAATACCTATGTTTAATTTTGATTAATTACTTCTATAGCCATATTAATCATATCTTCTTTATCTAATTCATTATAATTAGAATTCAAAATACAATATGATATTCCATCTTCATACCATATTACAGCTTGATTTTGACTAACTTCTATTTCATTACTTCCATATCCTATCTGAAGCAGACCCTTATTTTCTAATTCTCTTTCTTCTTCTGATGGTTCATACCCCTCTGGTACTGCCTTATATTGATTACTTGTATATTCTATTGTTATACCATTATAATTTTCTGTAGCTACATTATTTAATTTATTCTCATCTATATATTTCTGATCTATCTTTTCTGCTGACATAGTTAAATACTGATTATTTTCAGCTCCATCCTTTGCATACTGAAAATCAGCACCTTTAAATTTATCAACAGCATCTCCTTTTTCATTTTTTATTTCATTATTAGAATAATTAAATGTTTCAAACTTAAACCCATTGCCGAATGACTCAATATACTTAGGAGTAAATCCAACCTTGTCTTGAACGATTTCTTTTGTTGGAAAAGTCTTTATCTCAGTCAACTTCGAAGATGAACCATACCATCCTGAAAGGTTAGTTGCTGCCACACACGTTACTGTTGTAAGAACACAAATAACTCCTGCAATTAATGCTGTTTTGGGTCTTAAAAATTTATATTTCATATTAAAATTCCTCTTTTCTTCTTTTATTAAAATTTCATTCCTAACTTTAAAAAACAGATCTTCAGATGTTGAAACTTTGTAAGCTTCATTTTTCAAACATTCCTTAATATTTAAATCAAATTTTTCATCATAACTCTTCATAAAACTCCATACTCCTTTTCTCTTATATCCTCACATTTATCAAAATCCATTAAACTCTTTTTCAACTTTTTTCTTGCAGTATAAAGTCGTGATTTAACAGTTCCCTCAAAGCACTCCATTATTTGTGCAATTTCTTTTATTGTAAGTTCATTAAAATAATAAAGAATTATGACCATTTTTTGTTTTATATCAAGCTCATCAATTACCTCATGCAGAATATCAGCTTGCTCTTTTTTTATATACTTACTTATAGCCTCACAATTTGTTTCATAATCTGCTTTTTCAAAAATATTATCAACTGGTACTGATTTCTTTTCTTTTTTATAATATTTCCATGCAATTCGTGTAAGTATTTTAAAAAACCAAGATTTAAATTGTTCTTGCTTTTTTAATGATTTTATTTTTGTATAACATGTTACAAAAGCCTCCTGAACAATATCCTCACTTGTATGTTTATTACCTATAATAAGATATGAATATCTTACTGCTTCATTTTTATATTTTTCAAAAATAATTGCAAAGGCATTCATATCACCAGACTGGATTTTCATAATAAGTTCTTTTTCATCCAAATTTCTACTAGCTCCTTTCTTATCGATGCATCTATATATTAGAGCTTTCAACTCATCAATTGGTTCATTAAAATTTATATAAATTTCTTCAAAGCAAAAGAGTATCATCCATTATGACAGATGATACTCTTTTATTGTTGACAAATTAAGGATTTTTTTTATTTCGCATTCCTATTTATATATTCAGCTTTAATTTTTGAATACATTATCTTTTGACTGCTATATAAACTATAATATCCTGATTCCATATAACTTACTCCACACGCAATCGCAAACAATACTATATTACCTGCTCCAAAAAGTTCAATACTTAATATTATAGAAGTTATTAATGTATTTACTACTCCACAAAACAGTGCTACAAGTCCTACCGCTGCTCCAAAGCAAGGATCTAAGCCTAAAAACTTACCTACAACACAACCAAAAGTCGCTCCTATAAAAAATGTTGGTACTATTTCTCCACCTTTATAACCCACACTTATAGTAATTGCTGTAAAAATCATTTTTAATAAAAATGCTTCTGGTTTTGCTGTACCATTCATAGCATTTAATATAACATCCATCCCTGCACCATTATAATCTCTTGTTCCAATAATAATTGTTAATAAAACTATTATTATTCCACCTATAAACACACGTACATAAGCATTAGATATTATTTTTTTTGATATATTATTGCTTTTATGTAGCAGATTACAAAATATAATACTTACTACCGCACATAAGCTTCCAAGTATCATTACTTTAACTATATTTATCAATGATATTTCAGGAATTACATTTAAATTGAAACGAACTGGAGCAAGTCCAAAATAAATTGATATATAATATGCAGTAACAGAAGATACTATACATGGTATAAAAGCAGAATAATGTATTATACCTATACTTATTACTTCCATTGCAAAAAATGTTGCAGTAAGAGGAGTTCCAAACAATGCAGAAAACACACTACTCATTCCACATAATGTAATCAAATGCATATCCTTCTCGTCAAGACCTATAAGATTTCCAATTTGGGAACCTATACTCCCTCCAAGTTGTAAAGCTGCTCCTTCTCGTCCTGCAGATCCACCAAAAAGATGTGTAATTACAGTTCCTAAAAAAATAAGAGGAGCCATTAAAAAAGGTACTTTACCATCAGTTCTTATAGAATTAATAACTAAATTTGTTCCTGGATCTCCTTTCATTCCCTTCTTATACATAAATACTATTAACAATCCTCCAAAAGGAAGCAGATATAAAATCCATGAATGCTCTATTCTAGTTTTTGTTGCAAGCTCAACACTCAAATGAAAAATACTACCAACTGCACCACCAACAACACCTGTAATAATTGATATAATAATCCACTTAAAAAATACCCATAAATTTAATTGTACAATTCTTATTTTTCTTTTTACTTCTTCCAAATTAACCATAAAGTAAAATTCCTCTCTTTCCTTACTAAAATTTTATTTTATAGTTACTCAGTCATATTTTTAACTACTAAATGTCTCTTCATAATAATACTAATACAAAAAGACTCAGACTAATTAACTGTTCTATTTATACTATATGCTTAAATATCAGTCTTGAAACTTTTAATTATAAGAACATAAAAAAGACCATAAGATATTCTTATGGCCTGAAATTACTACTATCTATCAAAGCTTCTGTTGTTTCTTTGAGCTTTTCTAGCTTTTCTACATTCTGGACATCTAACTGGTTCGTTATCAAATCCTTTTTCTTTAAAGAATTCTTGTTCACCTACTGTAAATATGAATTCCTTACCACAATCTTTACATACTAAAGTCTTATCTTCCATTATAAAAATCCTCCTTATTTCAAAGATTAACCTGATACTTTAAACGATCTCTGAAACAGAGGCAAATTTACGAGTACTGATTAAATCTTGAATTATATTACACTTTTAGAATATCATACTTTATATTAAAATTCAACAAAATTGTTACAAATTAATCCTCAAATATAAGACCATTTTCAAGCTTTCCTGAATTCATGGAAACTATCCTATCACTTACATTTTTAGCAAAATCCATGTCATGAGTTATTATCATCATACTCATTCCTTTTTCACTTAAACTCTTAATTAAATTTGCAACTTCTCCAGTAAGTCCAGGGTCAAGAGCTGATGTTGGTTCATCAAAACAAATTATTTTTGGTTCTAAAACTAAAGCTCTCCCTATGGCCACTCTTTGTTTTTGTCCTCCTGATAATTCATATGGATAATTATCTTTTTTTTGATCTAATCCTAAAAATCCTAAAGTCTCTTCTGCTTTTTCTATTGCTTCTTTTTTCGACATTCCAAGCACTCTCTGTGGTGCTTCAATTAGATTTTCTAAAACACTCATATGAGGGAATAAATTAAAATTCTGAAATACCAAGCCTATATCCTTTCGAATTTCCCTAAGTGTACTTTTATCTACATATCTTCCATTATCACATAATTTTTTCCCATTTATTTCAATATCACCAGTATCACAATATTCCAGGGCATTTATACATCTTAAAAGTGTGGTTTTTCCACCACCAGAATGACCAACTACAACTAGTATTTCACCTTTTCCTATTTCAAGATTTACACCTTTTAAAACTTCTGTATTTCCAAAACTTTTTGTTATATTCCTAACCTTAAGCATATTAACCCCTCCTACTTATAATAGTCATATTTATATTCTAATTTTTTCAACAGCTTGCTCAATATTCCTATAACTATTAAGTAAACAGCACCTACTACCAAAAGAGGTAATAAAGAAACATCTCTATTTGATGCAATCTTTCCTACTTTAAGAAGTTCATCCATACCAACAATATAGACAAGAGACGTATCTTTAACCAATGTTGTTATTTCATTAGCTACTGGTGGTAGTACTGTTTTAAATGCCTGTGGTAATATTATTCTAAAGAAAGTATCTTTAGGTGTAATTCCTAAAACCTCTGCAGCTTCAATTTGACCTTCATCAATAGATTGTATACCAGCTCTGAAAATTTCACCAAAATAAGCTCCATAATTTAATGTAAATGCTATTATTGCCGATGGAAATCTGTCAAATGTAATACCCACCAATGGGAGACCAAAAAATATAACAATTATTTGAAGCAATAGAGGAGTACCTCTCATTATAAGAACATATGCCCCACTTATTTTACGTAATATTATAGATTTTGATGTTCTCATGAACCCTACAATTATTCCAAGTGGAATAGATAATACTAATGTCAATATAAAGATTTCTAATGTTACTTTTAACCCTTCCAACACTTGGGGCATTAATCCTAATAAATAATTCAAATTTACTCCTCCTCGCTCAATCTTAACAGAGATTTTTCACATTGTTATATTTAAATATTATTTAACAACTATATCTTCACCAAACCACTTTTTAGATATTTCAGCTGCTTGTCCATCTCCAACTACTTCACTTAATGCTTTGTTAAATGCTTCAACAAATTTTGTATCACCTTTTCTTATTCCAACACCATATTGTTCATCACCAAAATTTTCAGTTAAGATTTTATATTTTTCTTCTCCTCTTGCTTTAATATAGTATCTTGCTAAAATTTCATCTACAACTATTGCATCAAGTCTCTTTGCTTCTAAATCCATCAATGCTTGATTATTATCTTCAAAAGTTACTAAATTTCCGCCATCAAAAGTAGACATTATATCTCCATCAGCCTCTACTGCATCAACTGCTGTAGATTGATTCTGTGCCCCAACTTTCTTTCCTGCAAGATCAGCTTTTGAATTTATAGTCGAGTCCGCTAACGTTACGATAATCTGAGTATTATTTAAGTATGGTTTTGAAAATTCAACTTTTTCTTTTCTTTCATCATTTATAGAATATCCATTCCATATTAAATCAATATTTCCACCATTAAGTTCAGTTTCTTTCATACTCCAGTCAATAGCTTGAAATTTAACCTTTTTATTTAATTTTTCCCCAACTGCTTTTGCAAGATCTATATCAAACCCAACAAGTTCTCCGCTTTCGTCTTTAAATCCCATAGGTACAAACGTATCATCTAAACCAATAATAAGTTCATCCTTATCTAAAGTACTCCCTGAAGATGTTTTGCTTGAACTTCCACATCCTATTGCACTTACCCCCATAGCTACAACTATACCTACTACTGCTAAACCTTTTATTAACTTATTTACTTTCATTATTTTTCCCCCTTGCTTAATCGCTTTTTCTATTCATTACTTTACCACACTAAAGTAATATATTCAAGCATTTTTTTCATTTTCTTTACTATTTTATAATTTTTATTCCAAATTACTAATTTATTAAGCTAACTTTATAATTTTTTATTGTAATTTTTAAATTTTATCTTCATATAAGCATACTTTCATTTCTTTTAATAAATATATATGTATAAAACCATTGAATAATATAAAATACTATTCAATGGTTTTATGTTTTTTAACTATTCACCTAATCTATTTATTGTATTTTCAAGATTACTCATATGGGATTTTAATTGATCTACTGAATCACTAGCTTTTTCTTCATTTATAGGACTTTCTATATTATCCACTCTATCTTTTGTATCCTCTGTTTTTTCTTTAAGTTCATCAATTTTTTCATTTAACTCATCAATTTTATCTACTATCTCTTCACTTCTACCTTCGATATCTGCATTATCAATAGTATCTTTAAGTTCATCCATCTTATCATTAAGATCATCAATCATCTCTTGAGTATCACTATCAACCTCATCTAACTTACTACTCATCTCAGAAGGAGTTGTTTTTAGCTTATCCATTAATTCGGATACTTTTTCTGATTCAAATATCTCATCAACTTTGTCACCTGATGGTGCTTCATCCGTATTTTCATTAACTTTTATTATATAATCATCTTTTAAATCACATCCTGTTATAGAAAATGACATTGTTAGCACTATTCCCATTATAAACAAATTTCTTAATTTCATCATTTCACCTCAGCTATTTTTTGTACTGACAAGTATATATTAATACTTTTTTCTTCATTATGCAATTAAACAATAAAATAAAAATAGCAAGACTACTTACTTTAAATATAAGTAATCCTGCCAAAACTCATAAATATTTTATATAATGAAACTTTATAGTTTTATAAAGCCTCTTCCAATTCACCTGAAAACTCATCTTCAAAAACTTCTATATCAAATGCATTTTCCTGCTTTGCAACTATTGTTGTACAAACAGCATCCCCTGTTATATTTACAGCCGTTCTTGTCATGTCAAGAATTCTATCTATTCCCATTATTAATCCAATACCTTCAACTGGTAATCCTACTGAATTAAATACCATAGATAAAGTTATAAGTCCTACCCCTGGCACTCCAGCTGTTCCTATAGATGCCAATGTCGCTGTTAATATTACTGTAAGATATGCATTAAGTCCAAGTTCTATTCCAAATGCCTGGGATACAAATACAACCGCAACTCCTTGCATTATTGCAGTACCATCCATATTTATGGTTGCTCCAAGAGGAATTGTAAACGAAGAAATCTTTTCAGATACTCCTATTTTTTCTTTTAATGTTTCAATTGAAAGTGGTATTGTTGCATTAGATGTTGCTGTGGAAAATGCAAAGCTCATTACCGGTGCAAACTTCTTTAAGAATTTTCTTGGACTTAAGTTTGCAAACCCTTTAAGCATGGACATATAAGTCACAAGACATTGCACTGCCAACGCAAGCATTACTGCAAAAATATATTTTAGCATCGGTGTAAATGCATTCCACCCTATAGTTGAAAAAGTAGTAGCTATCAGACAAAAAACTCCAATTGGAGCTGCTTTCATAACTATCATTGTCATCTTCATCATAATTTCATTACATTGTTCAAAAAATTTTCCAACCAATTCGGTTTTCTTTCCAAGTGTAGCTAGTATTATTCCAATCAATATAGCAAACACTATTATCTGAAGCATGTTTCCACTTGACAATGCTTCCACTGGATTGGTAGGTATTATGTCTAAAAGTACATCTGCTAATGGTTTAGACTCTGCTACCTTTGTTTCTGCTATTTGAATACTAGACATATCAAGTCCTATTCCTGGATTTATTATTTTCCCAATACCAATTGCTATTGAAATAGCAATTGCTGTAGTAACTATATAAAATCCCATAGTCTTTATACCAACTCTACCAAGCTTTTTAGTATCTCCAATAGCCATACTTCCGCACACTAGTGAACAGAACACTAACGGAACCACTAGCATCTGCATTGCTCTTAAAAATCCCTTACCTAAAACCTTAAATACTCCATTAATTAAGAATTCATCTCTTATAGTACCTGCTGGAACAAATTTATATAGAAAAATTCCACATAATGCCCCTAATATTAATCCAATAAATACTTTTGTAGTCAAACCTAATTTTTTTTTCATTTATTCGCCCCCATATTTATAAAATGCAATTTATTTTTATTTTCCTGCAATTGATAATATATTTATACCATATGATTTAATTTTTTACAATACATTTTTCATTACAATATCATGACTAGAGTCATCTACAAGTATAAAATGCTTTGTTTTTTATCATTTTTTTTGCAATAATATATTAATTTACCTTCATTTTATAATATTAATATAGTGATTTGTAAAAACTAACTATATCATTCAAACAAAAATAAACTGGTGTACCCTTCTGTACACCAGTTTATCTTTATCTTCTACTGATTATTTTTTTATATCCTTTAAAGTATCAGCTATTGCTGCAATGCTTCCTAATGATGATAATGTTTCATTTGGTAAAATAAGCTTATTTGCTGGATTGTTAGCCATTTCTTTAAGTGCTTCAACCTGCTTTAATGCAATAACTCTTTCATCTGTTCCTGATTCAATTATTGCTTGATTTACTTTCATTATTGCTTGTGCTTCAGCTATTGCTATTTGTTCTATAGCTTTAGCTTTACCTTCTGCCTCTAAAAGTTGTGATTCTCTAAGACCTTCAGCTCTTCTTATATTAGCTTCTTTTTCTGCTTCTGCCTTTAATATTTGAGATCTTTTTTCACCTTCAGCTTTTTCAACCTGAGATTGTCTTAAACCTTCAGCTTGAAGTATCATTGCTCTTTTATCTCTTTCTGCTTTCATTTGTTTTTCCATAGCTTGTTGTATTTCTGCAGGTGGTATTATGTTCTTTATTTCTACTGATAATATTTTTATTCCATAAGCATCTGTTATTTCATCAATTATACTTAAAAGATCCTGATTTATCTTATCTCTACCAGATAAAACTTCATCTAATGACATATTACCAAGAATATTTCTTATATTTGTTGTTGCTGAATAAACAATACCTGATTTATAATCCTCTATGTTATAAACAGCATCTTTTGCATTTATAACCTTAAAGAATATTACGTTGTCAACACTTAATTTTACATTATCACGAGTTATTATATTTTGTGGTGGTACATCTAATATCTGCTGTTTAGTAGATATCTTTCTTCTTACATAATCAACAAATGGAATTATAAAATGCCAACCCGGTTCTAAAACCCTGTCAAACTGTCCAAATCTTTCAACAACATATAAATACCCCGTATTTACTATTTTGATTGATGATAGTATTACAATAACTGCTATAAGTAATATAATTCCTAAAAGTATCGTTAAAATCATTTTTATTCCTCCTCAACCTTTTTAATTAATAATTTAATACCTTCTATTCCTGTAATGATGAATTCTTCACCCTGTTTAATGTCCTCACCTGTATTAACCGCTGTCCAATATTCACCATTAACTTTAATCTGAGCTTTATTGCTTATTTCCTTTTCTGCTTTAATAACTTTACCTATATACGTTTCTTCCATTCGAAGTGTTTTGGTAAATCCTTTTTTAAACTTTTTCTTTAACCATGGATATCCCACTGACATTGATATTATGTTTATAACTGCAAAAACTATTACCTGCATTGCAATACTCATACCCAAAGATGCGCATATGGCTGCAGCTATGGACCCTGCACTAAGCAATACAAAACAAAAACTACTTGATAATATATCTATTACAAATGATCCTATTGCTATGAGTATCCATAAAATTATTGCTCCCATGTTTATCCCCTCCTTTTACTTATTATACTTCTTTTTGCTTTTTCTTAGTATATTTTTTCCACAATTTAATTATATGTTATTGTTAATTATTTTTCAAGTTATTTTATATCCCTAAATATAGTATAAAATAACTCTTTTCTCGTTTTACTGTATTTAAATTGTCCAATCTTCTTTTTCCTTGGTTTACCTATGATTTTTAATACTACTCATATTTATCATCATTAGATTACTAGAAAAGTTCACTCTTTTTAAATATCGACCAAAAATTTAAACATCTACATCTTTAAAAGCTTATGTTGACGCTATCTATTAAAAATATTAATATTAAAATGAAAAAGAATACTATTTTTCATTTAATATATCAAATAAATATTTTTTCTTGTTTACATCTTTGATTAAAGACTTTTTTTACTAAATAGGATATATTTTTTCTATCTGAGTAAAACTAAACTTATAAATAAATTGATAATTAAATCAAAGCGAAAAGTTAGTATGTATAAATATAAGGAGTGATCTTATGGATTTTATAAAAGTAGCATCTGCTTGCCCAAATACCCGCGTAAGTGATGTAGACTATAACATTGAAAACATTTTAAAATGTATTACAGAAGCAAATGAGAAAGGATGTAAATTTATAGTTTTTCCAGAATTATCTGTTACATCTTACACTTGTGGTGATTTATTTCTACAGGAACACCTTTTAAATAAGTCTTATGAAGGAATAAAAAATTTACTACATAATACTAGCAATTTGGATATGCTTATAGCAGTAGGTGCTCCCCTTATTTCTGGTAGTATCTTATATAACTGTGCCTATATTCTTTTCAAAGGAAAAGTTCTTGGAATAGTTCCAAAATCATACATTCCTAATTATAGTGAATTTTACGAAAAAAGATGGTTTACCGAAGGAATATCTATAACAAATCAAAAAGTTAACCTTCCTT
This genomic interval carries:
- a CDS encoding NfeD family protein; this encodes MGAIILWILIAIGSFVIDILSSSFCFVLLSAGSIAAAICASLGMSIAMQVIVFAVINIISMSVGYPWLKKKFKKGFTKTLRMEETYIGKVIKAEKEISNKAQIKVNGEYWTAVNTGEDIKQGEEFIITGIEGIKLLIKKVEEE
- a CDS encoding SPFH domain-containing protein, with product MILTILLGIILLIAVIVILSSIKIVNTGYLYVVERFGQFDRVLEPGWHFIIPFVDYVRRKISTKQQILDVPPQNIITRDNVKLSVDNVIFFKVINAKDAVYNIEDYKSGIVYSATTNIRNILGNMSLDEVLSGRDKINQDLLSIIDEITDAYGIKILSVEIKNIIPPAEIQQAMEKQMKAERDKRAMILQAEGLRQSQVEKAEGEKRSQILKAEAEKEANIRRAEGLRESQLLEAEGKAKAIEQIAIAEAQAIMKVNQAIIESGTDERVIALKQVEALKEMANNPANKLILPNETLSSLGSIAAIADTLKDIKK